GGAGGTCGGTGGTGACGACCGAGCCGTCGGCGAACGTCACCTCGTGACGCCCGTCGCCCAGCGGCCGGGCACCGGTGGCCTTCCGGCCCCAGTGGATCGTGCCGTCGGGCAGGGAGTTCAGGAGCAGATCGCGCAGGTCGCCGCGGTCCACCTCCGGTCGGCCGCCGGTGCCGTCGTCCTCCTCGGACACGTGCACGGTGCCGTCGGGGCCCAGCAGGCGCATGGCCTGGCCGCCCTCGTGGACGAGCTTGAGGAAGTCGTCGTGCAGGCCGGCGGCGTGCAGGGCCTGCTGCCCGTTCTCCTCGTGGATGTCGAGCATCCCGCCCTGCGTACGGGCCGCCGCCGACGCCTCCAGGTCGAAGATCGCCGACTCGATGCCGTGGACGTGCAGGACGCGGGCGGCGGTCAGACCGCCGAGACCGCCGCCGATGATCGCGAGGGGGAAGTGGGGGGTGCTCATGGCGAACCTCTTCGAAGGAGTGAGGGATGCGTGTGCGCACCGGGGAAAAGGCTGCCGGCGCCGCCCGTGGACGGGCAGCACGGGACTGCACGGCTGTTCGAGAAGCGATCCCACCGGCCGCTTCCAACGTAGCGAACATGTTCGTTACGAACAAGTTCGCAGCGCCGCGCATGTGTCCACAGGCCGTGCCGGACCCGCTGGGCTCAGTCGGCCGGGACGGGTACGGGAGTGCGCGTGATGCCGTTGACGAGGACGTCGAAACTCCAGCGCATCCGGTCCCGGACCGTGCCACTGATCAGGTCCGGCATGTGTGCGGTGATCGCCGGATGCGTGGTCTCGTCCACGGAGTGCAGCGCGGCGACGGCGGCGTTCCAGTCGCCCTCGGAGGCGGGGTCGTGCTCCTGCGTCGCATGCTCGGCGGCGGTGGCCGTCGCGTCCTGGAGAAGCTTGTCCACCCCCCAGGCGACCTGCTCGCGGCCGGCACCGCTGCGCGAGAGGAGGTCGAGGATGCGCTCCACCAGCCGCAGGTAGTTCTCTCCGCTCGGCCGGGCCACGAGCGCGGACCGGGCGAGCTGCGGGTGTGCGAACAGCACCAGGGTGTACGACGTCATGACAGCGCGGAGCCGGCCGCGCCAGTCGTCGCCGCCGTCCCGGCCGGTCAGGTCGACCTCGCCGAGAAGTGCGTCCAGGACGGCCGCGTGCAGCTCGGCGGTGTTGGCGACGTACACGTACAGCGAGGCCGGGCCGGTGTCCAGCTCCTGCGCCAGGCGGCGCATCGTGACCTTCTCCAGCCCTTCGGCCCGCATGATCCGCACGGCCGTGTCCACGATCCAGCGTCGGGACAGGGCGGGCTTCGCCGGACGCTCCCGGCGGCCGGCCGGCTCTCTTCTCGCACCCATGACATCGATCGTAACGAACGTGTTCGCTCAGCGGGGACGTCCGGTGCGGCCTCCGCTCGGCCGGGGACGGTGACCGGACGGTCAGGGGAAACGGTGCGGGTGACGCGGTCAGTGCACCGACAACCCCCCGTCCACAAAGATCGACTGCCCCGTGACATAGCCCGACGCCCCGCTCGCCAGGAAGACCGCGGCGCCCGCGAAGTCCTCGGGGAGGCCGTTGCGGCCGGTCATGGTGCGGGCGGCCAGGGACGCGACCTTCTCCGGGTCGGTGGCGAGGCGGGCGTTGAGGGGGGTCAGCACGAAGCCGGGGACGAGGGTGTTGCAGGTGACGCCGTGCGGGGACCACGCCTCGGCCTGGGAGCGGGCCAGGGATTCCAGGCCGCCTTTGGAGACGCCGTAGGCGCCGCTCTGGACGAAGGCGCGGTGGGCCTGCTGGGAGGTGATGTGGATGATCCGGCCGAAGCCGCGCTCGGCCATGCCGGGGCCGAAGCGCTGGCCCAGGAGGTAGGGGGCCTCCAGGTTGACCGCCAGGGTGGTGTCCCACACGTCGTCGGTGAGCTCGGTCATCGGTGGACGCAGGTTGATCCCAGCCGAGTTGACCAGGATGTCCGGCTCACCGAACACCGCGGCGGCCGCCTCCGCCGCCGTACGCACACCCTTCCTCGTGCTCAAGTCGCCGCTCACCCAGTCCGCTCGGCAGCCGTCTGCCCTCAACTCCTCGACCGCCGCGGTCAGTTCCGGCTCCCTGCGGGCCACGATCACCACGCTCGCCCCCGCCCGCGCCAACGCCCCCGCGATCGCCCTGCCGATGCCCGAACTCCCGCCGGTCACCAGCGCCACACGGCCGTCCAGCGAGAACAGTTCGGAGAGGTACGCCTGGGAAGTCATGGCCGAACCCTAAGTCGGTACCCACTCCCCATGACCAGCATCCTTGTCGGCACCTGCTCCTGGACCGATCCAGCGCTCGTCCGCAGCGGTTGGTACCCGCCCGGTCGGCGGGACGCCGAGGGACGGTTGCGGTACTACACCGAGCGGTTCCCGGTGGTGGAGGTGGACGGCACGTTCTACGCCCTGCCCAGTGAGCGCAACAGCCGTCTGTGGGTGGAGCGCACGCCTGCGGGATTCGTGTTCGACGTGAAGGCGTACGCACCGCTCACCGGGCATCCGGTGAAGCAGGCCGCCCTCGCGGACGTGGCTCCTGACGAGGTGTGGGCGCGGTTCGCCGCCGGGATCGAGCCGTTGCGGGAGGCCGGGCGGCTCGGTGGGGTGCTGTTCCAGTTCCCGCCGTGGCTGCGGCCCGGGGCGCGGGCGGAGCGGTTCCTGGAGGAGACCGCGGCGCGGACCGCCGGATGGCCCGTCCATGTGGAGTTCCGGCATCCGTCCTGGTGGGGGGAGCGGCAGCGGGACCTCACCTGTGCGCTGCTGAGCACGTACGGCTTCGCCGCCGTGGCCGTGGACATGAGCCAGGACCTGCCCACCTCCCTGCCGCCGGTCACCCCCGTCACCGCACCCCGGCTCTCCGTCGTGCGCTTCCACGGACGCAGTGCCTCCTGGGGGCGCGGCAGCAAGGAGGAGCGTTTCCGGTACGACTACCGGCGCGCCGAACTCACCGAGTGGTTACCGCGGTTGCACGCCCTGGCCGAGCAGGTGGACGAGCTCCACGTCCTGTTCAACAACTGCTGCGGAGCCGCCGCCGTACAGGCCGCCGAGACCATGGCCGGCCTGCTCAGCCCACGATCCTCACCGTCTTCGTCACGCTGACCTGGTCGACGTCGGAGACCCTGATCGTCGTCTTCATCCGCCAGTCGCCCGCGAGGGGGAGGGTGAGGTCGTTCGTGCCCCAGTAGCCGCCCTTGTCCTTCAGTTCGGCGTCGATCGGGCCGATCTCCTTGGCCGGGAGGGTGAAGGAGAGCCGGAGTTCGGGGACGGTGGCGAGGCCTCCGTCGGCCGCGTAGACGAT
This portion of the Streptomyces canus genome encodes:
- a CDS encoding TetR/AcrR family transcriptional regulator produces the protein MGARREPAGRRERPAKPALSRRWIVDTAVRIMRAEGLEKVTMRRLAQELDTGPASLYVYVANTAELHAAVLDALLGEVDLTGRDGGDDWRGRLRAVMTSYTLVLFAHPQLARSALVARPSGENYLRLVERILDLLSRSGAGREQVAWGVDKLLQDATATAAEHATQEHDPASEGDWNAAVAALHSVDETTHPAITAHMPDLISGTVRDRMRWSFDVLVNGITRTPVPVPAD
- a CDS encoding SDR family NAD(P)-dependent oxidoreductase, which codes for MTSQAYLSELFSLDGRVALVTGGSSGIGRAIAGALARAGASVVIVARREPELTAAVEELRADGCRADWVSGDLSTRKGVRTAAEAAAAVFGEPDILVNSAGINLRPPMTELTDDVWDTTLAVNLEAPYLLGQRFGPGMAERGFGRIIHITSQQAHRAFVQSGAYGVSKGGLESLARSQAEAWSPHGVTCNTLVPGFVLTPLNARLATDPEKVASLAARTMTGRNGLPEDFAGAAVFLASGASGYVTGQSIFVDGGLSVH
- a CDS encoding DUF72 domain-containing protein, with the translated sequence MTSILVGTCSWTDPALVRSGWYPPGRRDAEGRLRYYTERFPVVEVDGTFYALPSERNSRLWVERTPAGFVFDVKAYAPLTGHPVKQAALADVAPDEVWARFAAGIEPLREAGRLGGVLFQFPPWLRPGARAERFLEETAARTAGWPVHVEFRHPSWWGERQRDLTCALLSTYGFAAVAVDMSQDLPTSLPPVTPVTAPRLSVVRFHGRSASWGRGSKEERFRYDYRRAELTEWLPRLHALAEQVDELHVLFNNCCGAAAVQAAETMAGLLSPRSSPSSSR